A single window of Nicotiana sylvestris chromosome 3, ASM39365v2, whole genome shotgun sequence DNA harbors:
- the LOC138887154 gene encoding uncharacterized protein — MQKMMKFLGSESSSSFFQIDLLNDLVDEYKDNQFLTDSLEESKLIGVLRKHKRALEWTIADVKGINPAICMHQILMEENYKPIVQPQRRLNPAIHEVVKKEVVKVLAAGIIYPISDSPWIPIAPEYQEKNTFTCPHGTYAYRRIPFGLCNAPAPFQHCISAIFSYMTEKFLEIFMDDFTLFEGIVLGYKTTTKEIEVDKAKIDLIAVLPPPTTIKGTRSFLGHAGTKVTVFTEHVALKYLLTKKDARPRLLRWILLLQEFHLKIKYKKGLENQVADHLSRLENPPTELLDIQEEFPNEHIFSVMRLYRPPWFANIDNYLAGGNNKILSHCHDGAVGGYYGGRRTTTKVLEVGFFWPTLFEDARNFVIACDKCQRTGNISKRDEMPLNFILVCEIFDIWCIDFMDPFSPSNGCEYILVATRKNKARVVCDFLKKKYLF, encoded by the exons GAAAGTAAACTGATTGGAGTCCTAAGAAAACACAAGAGAGCCTTAGAGTGGACTATAGCTGACGTTAAAGGAATCAACCCAGCTATTTGCATGCATCAGATCCTTATGGAAGAAAATTACAAACCAATAGTTCAACCCCAAAGGAGACTTAATCCAGCAATACATGAAGTTGTTAAGAAAGAAGTGGTAAAAGTTTTAGCAGCAGGTATTATCTATCCGATATCTGACAGCCCTTGG ATACCAATTGCTCCAGAATATCAGGAGAAAAATACATTCACATGCCCCCATGGTACGTATGCTTACAGAAGAATTCCATTTGGACTATGTAACGCTCCTGCTCCATTTCAACATTGTATATCAGCAATTTTCTCATATATGACTGAAAAGTTTCTTGaaattttcatggatgatttcacacTCTTTG AGGGAATTGTTTTAGGATATAAAACTACTACCAAAGAAATAGAAGttgataaggctaaaattgatcTTATAGCAGTATTACCTCCTCCTACCACTATTAAAGGCACTAGAAGTTTCTTAGGGCATGCAG GAACGAAGGTTACAGTGTTCACCGAACATGTAGCCTTAAAGTATCTATTAACAAAGAAAGACGCTAGACCTAGATTGCTAAGATGGATACTCCTTTTGCAAGAATTTCATctcaaaataaaatataaaaaaggtTTAGAAAATCAGGTAGCTGATCATTTGTCACGTTTAGAGAATCCTCCTACCGAACTACTAGATATCCAAGAGGAATTTCCTAATGAGCATATCTTTTCAGTTATGCGATTGTATAGACCTCCTTGGTTTGCTAATATTGACAATTATTTAGCGGGAGG aaataataaaattttaagtcATTGCCATGATGGAGCTGTAGGTGGATACTATGGAGGAAGAAGGACGACAACTAAAGTACTTGAAGTTGGTTTTTTCTGGCCAACTTTGTTCGAAGATGCAAGAAATTTTGTTATTGCTTGTGATAAATGTCAGAGAACCGGTAatatttcaaaaagggatgagatgcctcttaaCTTTATCCTTGTGTGTGAAATATTTGATATTTGGTGCATTGACTTCATGGATCCTTTTTCTCCTTCAAATGGTTGCGAATATATTTTAGTTGCAACTAGAAAAAATAAAGCtcgtgttgtttgtgattttctcAAGAAAAAATATCTTTTCTAG